ACGCCCACCGTCTTGCCGGAGGCGATCATGGTCAGGGTCTGGTATTCGCGGTCGGACAGGGCGTCGTGCGGCGGCGCCTCGTGGTCTTCGCCCACGTGGTTGGCCAGTTCCTGCGCCAGCGCCGGGCTGATGTACTTCTGGCCGCCAGCCACCTGGCGGATCGCGTTGACCAGCTCGCGCGGCGCGCTCTGCTTGGTCAGATAACCGGATGCGCCCGCCTTGAGCGAGCGGATCGCATATTGATCTTCGCGGTGCATCGACAACATCAGCACGGCCAGGTCCGGTTTTTCCTTCTTGATCTGCTTGAGCACGTCGATACCGCTGCGGTCGGGCATGGAAATGTCGAGCAGCATGACCTGGCATTCTGACTTGCGGAACAGCTTGACGGCTTCCAGGCCGTTCTCGGCCTCGCCGGCCACGATGATGTCGCGCGTCTCGGCCAGGATTTGTTTCAAGCCTTCGCGCACGATGGCATGGTCGTCGGCAATGAAGACCTTGATGATGGCTTTTTCGCTCATGGTGGTTTTCTCTACTTTTCTGCAAGCGCTCTGTGGCGCATTAGGTTGCTTAGCCAGCCGGCTATCCGCCTATTGTAGCCCCCGGGGCCGGTTCCGGTCCCGGTTCCGGCCCCGTGCTTTCGTGGCGAATCTTGATTGCCACGACCGTGCCGCCCCCCGGCGCGTGGCTCAGCGTCAGGGTGCCGCCCAGCGCGCGGGTGCGCTCCACCATGCCGCGCAGGCCGAACGACGCCGGCTTGGCGCGGTCGGCCTGGCGGATGCCGCGGCCGTCGTCGGTGATCTTCAGGCTGACGTAATGGCGCAACCGCGCCAGCTTCACGCTCACCCGGCTCGCTTCGGCGTGTTTGGCGATATTGGTCAGCGCTTCCTGGGCGATGCGGAACAGCGCCGTGGACTGGTCTTCGTCGAGGCCCATGTCGCGCTGGTTGTAGCTGAACGTAGTGTCGATGCCAGCCTGCTTGTCGAACTCGCGCACCTGCCACTCGAGCGCGGCCACCAGGCCCAGGTCGAGCAGGGCGGGGCGCAGGTCGAGCGAAATGCGGTGTACGGCGTCGATGGTGCGGTCCACCAGCGAGTCGAGGTAGTCGGTGCGCTCGCGCAGCGCCGGGTCGATGCCGTCCAGGCGCGTTGCCAGCATGGCCAGCGCCATCTTGATGGCGGTCAGGTTGCCGCCCAGCTCGTCGTGGATTTCACGGGCGATGCGGGTGCGTTCCTGTTCCTTGACGCGGTCGGTGTGCGCGCTCAGCTCGGCCAGCCGCGCGCGCGACCGCCGCACTTCCTGCTGTTCCTGCTTGCTCTCGGTGATGTTGGTCATCATGCCGTCCCAGCGCACAGCGCCGCCGGGCAGCGCGTGCGGCGTGGCGCGCAGGTTGATCCATTTGACGTCCTTCCAGGCATCGACCCAGATCCGGCCTTCCCAGTTCCAGCTCCACAGCGCACTGGCCGAAGCCTGCATGGCATCCTGGTACGAGTCGCGGTCCTCGGGCAGGATCAGTTCGAGGAAGCGGCCGGGCGCGGCGTGCAGCGCGGCAGGCGTGAGGCCCAGCAGCGCCTGGCAGCCGTCGCTCAGGTACGGGAACGACACCGCGCCGTCGGCCTGGCGCTCGAACTGGTACACCAGGCCGGGCGTGTTGGAGACGATGGCGTCGAAACGTGCACGCACCTGCGCCAGTTCGGTGGCAAGGTCGGGCGGGGCAGGGAGGCTACTCATGGCGGTGGTCGGCGGACTCGGTGATCTGGTTGGTATGGCACGGTGGTTGGCATGGCAGTCAGGTGCGCCAGCGAGCCCGAAAGCGCTTGAGCAGGCGGCGAAAGCGTCCGGTCCAGCTGCGCGGGCCGCTGCTGGCGCGCTGGCGCCAGCGCCGCACACGGCCGGCCAGCGCCTGCACCTGACGCCAGGCGGCGGTGGCGCGCAGGCGCGCGATCCAGCGCTGCTTGAGGTCGAGGAACCAGCCCAGCAGGCGGGCAAACCAGACAATGGTGAGCAATACCGGCCGGGTGAGCAGGTACAGCCGCGCCACGGCCGCCGCCCCCACCACCTTGGCCAGCACGATCACTGTCAGGCCCAGCAGCGCATGGCCGTTGGCCAGCGCCCACAGGGCCAGCAGCTT
This is a stretch of genomic DNA from Duganella zoogloeoides. It encodes these proteins:
- a CDS encoding response regulator; the encoded protein is MSEKAIIKVFIADDHAIVREGLKQILAETRDIIVAGEAENGLEAVKLFRKSECQVMLLDISMPDRSGIDVLKQIKKEKPDLAVLMLSMHREDQYAIRSLKAGASGYLTKQSAPRELVNAIRQVAGGQKYISPALAQELANHVGEDHEAPPHDALSDREYQTLTMIASGKTVGVIAKELSLSVKTVSEYRARLLVKMKLKNSAELTHYAIKNQLID
- a CDS encoding sensor histidine kinase; this encodes MSSLPAPPDLATELAQVRARFDAIVSNTPGLVYQFERQADGAVSFPYLSDGCQALLGLTPAALHAAPGRFLELILPEDRDSYQDAMQASASALWSWNWEGRIWVDAWKDVKWINLRATPHALPGGAVRWDGMMTNITESKQEQQEVRRSRARLAELSAHTDRVKEQERTRIAREIHDELGGNLTAIKMALAMLATRLDGIDPALRERTDYLDSLVDRTIDAVHRISLDLRPALLDLGLVAALEWQVREFDKQAGIDTTFSYNQRDMGLDEDQSTALFRIAQEALTNIAKHAEASRVSVKLARLRHYVSLKITDDGRGIRQADRAKPASFGLRGMVERTRALGGTLTLSHAPGGGTVVAIKIRHESTGPEPGPEPAPGATIGG